CCGACGCCGACGAAGAGGGCGAAGAAGACGACCGAGAGCACGACGGTCACGATCGTCCGGTTCGCACTGAGCAACAACCAGAGCTTGAGCCGACTCTCGTCGGCCCGCTCGCGCATAGTGTCCTGCGTACTGACCTTGTCACTCATCGGTAGCGCTCCCGGGTCGCTTGAAAACGAGGTACTTCGTCCCGCCGCCAGTGTACTCGATAGTCGACACCAGTTCCCAACCGTCGGCGCCCAACTCGTTCAACTCCTTCGAGGGGTCGACGGCCTCCTCCATCGTCGGCCCGCGCGGCGGTTCGATGACCATGTACTCCCACGACGAACCGGCTGCGTGACTCATGGGCGGATCCTCTACGGAGCGACGCAAAAGGGTCGTGCGGTGATACGCCGGGTCGAGGGGGCTTGGCGCCTCGAGCCGTCCGGCATCGAACGCGCTCGAGTCAGCTGCCGGCGGGTCGTCGACGACCGGTCAGGCCTGATCGATCGTCTCGCGGTAGTCTTCGGTCGTCTCGATGGCCGAGTCGACCTTGTCCTTCGTGTTCCCATCGGCTTGCTGGCTAACCTGTCGAAGCGTGTTGAGCCGCTCGTCGAGGATCGCATGATCGGGTGCCGTATCGCTCATCGTGTAGTCGGCGAAGGCCTCGGCCGTTTCGCGAATGTCGTCACGGACGTCGTCGTCTGCGGATTTGGCCGCTTCCTCGAGATCGTCGCGCGCCTGCTGGAGTTGTGCTGTCATATCCGGAGTCAGTACGAGACGACGCATAACGATTGGGCGAGCAATGGCCACGTCCGGCCGACGACAGCAAGAGGAATCGGCACCGTCGGTCGTGTCGAGGCGCTCGAGCACGGCAGACGGCGAGCAGTACGGTCTGCCTTCCACAGGAAAGGGTATCGTACGCTGTGACTGTCGGCGAGAAACCGCGCGAGTACCAGCCTTACTGACTGACGCCTTCTTTATCTCACCACACCACTCCTATATTGTCATGCGAGTATCACGAAGAACGGCACTGAAATCGATAGGCATTGCGGGGGGACTCGCGGCAGTTCCAACCACGGTGTACGCACGCGGCGAACACTCCGACGACGAACGGAAGCCAATGAACGACGAACCCGAAGAAAAGCCGCCGGCTCCCGGAGCTGCGGTCCGCGTCGCCCACTTCTCACCGGACGCACCAGCCGTCGACGTGCTCGTAGACGGGGATCAGGTGCTCTCGAATTTCGATTACGGCGAGGTGTCGCCGTACCTCGAGATCGAACCCGGAACCTACCAGGTCACGATCACCGCGGCCGGCGATCCGGGCACGGTGGTATTCGACGACCAAGTCGACGTCGGAGAGGCGTTCTACACCGTCGCAGCGATCGGCGAACTCGGCGCCGAGACGTTCCGGCCGGAGATCCTCGTCGACGCCGAGCCGCTGCCGGAGGACGCGGAGGCCGGCTCGGCGTTCGTCCGCGTCGCACACTTCTCGCCCGACGCGCCTGCGGTCGACATCTACGCCGACGACGCACCCCTCGTCGAGAACGTATCCTTCGGCGACGTCTCCGACTACCTCGCCGTCCCCGCCGGCGAGTACACCCTCTCGATTCGACCGGCGGGCGACCCCGAGACCGAAGTGGCGTCGTTCGACGTCGCGCTCGAGGCGGACAGGCCCTACACCGGCTACGCCATCGGCTACTTCGAGCCGCCGGCGGACGTGACGGACCGGGACTTTACCGTGGAACCGGCGATCGACGGGCCGATGGCTGCCGAAGAAGACGAACACTCGGCCGGCGAAGACGACTATGCGATGGACGACAAAGAGAAGCCGGCGGCCGACGAGAAAGCGAAGTCAACAGCCGACTAGACGTGTTAGCGACGGCTGACGAGTGGTGAGGTTCCGCGGCTCCCGCCGTGGACGTTCACGCTCCTGTTGCGACAGAGTCACGGATCGGTCGGCGTTCCGGCTCGGAGACGGTCGCGACCTGTTCCCGCGACGCATGCGAGCGCGTAAAGTGCCTCGAACCCCTGATGCCGACAATGAGTGAGACTCGAGGCCCCCTCCAGCCGGACCGTCCCGACGTGGACCGACCGTTCGAGGTCGACGCGCCCTTCGACCCCGCGGGCGACCAGCCCGAGGCGATCGAGCAGTTAGCCGCGGGCTATCAGTCGGGGATGGACAAACAGACCTTACTCGGGGTGACCGGCTCGGGGAAGACGAACACCGTCTCCTGGGTGATGGAGGAGGTCCAGAAGCCGACGCTCGTCATCGCCCACAACAAGACGTTGGCGGCCCAGCTGTACGAGGAGTTCCGGAACCTCTTCCCGGAGAACGCCGTCGAGTACTTCGTCTCCTACTACGACTACTACCAGCCCGAGGCCTACGTCGAGGCCAGCGACACCTACATCGACAAGGACGCCTCGATCAACGACGAGATCGACCGCCTGCGCCACTCCGCGACGCGCTCGCTCCTGACGCGCGAGGACGTGATCGTCGTCGCCTCGGTCTCCGCGATCTACGGCCTCGGTGACCCCCGGAACTACATCGACATGTCCCTGCGACTCGAGGTCGGCGAGGAAGTCGGCCGCGACGAGTTGCTCAAACGGCTGGTCGACCTGAACTACGAGCGCAACGACGTCGACTTCACGCAAGGCACCTTCCGCGTTCGGGGCGACACCGTCGAGATCTACCCGATGTACGGCCGCTACGCCGTTCGCGTCGAACTCTGGGGCGACGAGATCGATCGCATGGTCAAGGTCGACCCCCTCGAGGGCAAGACCCAGGGCGACCAGCAGGCCGTCCTGATCCACCCGGCGGAGCACTACTCGATTCCGGAGACGAAACTCGAGAACGCGATGGACGAGATTCGGGACGATCTGAACTCACGGATTTCGTACTTCGAGCGCAAGGGCGACATGATCTCGGCCCAACGCATCGACGAGCGGACGACGTTCGACCTCGAGATGATGCAGGAGACGGGCTACTGCTCGGGGATCGAGAACTACTCGCTGTACCTCTCGGATCGGGAATCGGGCGAGGCCCCCTACACCCTGCTCGACTACTTCCCGGACGACTTCCTGACCGTGGTCGATGAGTCCCACGTTACGCTGCCACAGGTCCGCGGCCAGTACGCCGGCGACAAGTCCCGAAAGGATTCGTTGGTCGAGAACGGCTTTCGCCTTCCCACGGCCTACGACAACCGGCCGCTCACCTTCGAGGAGTTCCAGAAGAAAACCGACCAGACGCTGTACGTCTCTGCCACGCCGGGCGACTACGAGCGCGAGGAGAGCGAGCAGATCGTCGAACAGATCGTTCGACCGACCCACCTCGTCGATCCGGCGATCGAAATCGCAGACGCCACCGGACAGGTCGACGACCTCATGGACCGCATCGACGGCCGCATCGAACGCGACGAGCGAACGCTCGTGACGACGCTCACGAAACGAATGGCCGAGGATCTGACCGAGTATCTCGAGGAGTCCGGCGTCGACGTCGCCTACATGCACGACGAGACGGACACCTTAGAGCGCCATGAGATCATCCGATCGCTCCGACTGGGCGAGATCGACGTGCTCGTCGGGATCAACCTCCTTCGGGAAGGCCTGGACATCCCCGAGGTGAGCCTCGTGGCGATCCTCGACGCCGACCAGGAGGGGTTCCTCCGGAGCGAAACCACGCTCGTCCAGACGATGGGTCGTGCGGCCCGGAACGTCAACGGCGAGGTCGTCCTCTACGCCGACGAGCCCTCGAACGCGATGGAGTCCGCCATCGAGGAGACCCAACGCCGCCGCGAGATTCAGCGCGAGTACAATGAGGAACACGGCCTCGAGCCGACGACCATCGAGAAGGACGTCGGCGAGGCAAACTTACCCGGGAGCAAGACGGACACCTCGAGCGTCTCCGGCAAGGACCTCGCGGACGAAAACGAAGCCGCCCGTTACATCGAGGAACTCGAGGACCGGATGGAGGAGGCCGCGGGCAACCTCGAGTTCGAACTGGCGGCCGACATTCGAGATCGAATTCGAGAGGTCCGCGAGGAGTTCGAACTCGAGGGCGGCGACGAGGGAATCGCACCGCCGTCCGAGGAGTTCTGAGCGCGGAACCGAGCGATCGTCGCGTCCCGTCAGTTGTCGATCACATTCACCGTACTTATTATTCATTGCTGAGCTGTAGGGATCATGAACCACTCGAGACGTCGAGTTCTCCTGACGGGTGCTGCGGCGACGGTGACCGCCAGCGCCGGCTGTACGAGTCTGCTGGACGGCGAGAACGGGGGAACGGCGGACGATGGAAACGGTGGCGAGGGTGACAGTGACGAGGACGAAACGAGCGCCGGTGAAGACGATCCGGAAATCGCGGCCGGCGATTGGCCGTCCTTCCAGCGAACGGCGGCAAACGACGGCTACACGCCGTCGACAGCACCGACAGCGGAGCCGTCCGAACGGTGGTCGACGACGCTGTCGGGGAGCATCAGCGAGCAGGTCGCGGTCGTCGACGGCACCGTCTACGTCGCGACCGACGCCGGAACCGTCCACGCGCTCGATGCGGCCGACGGCGACGAGCGGTGGTCCGAGTCGCTCGAGGGCGGCCGGTCGCAGTCTCCGTGCGTAGTCGACGGCCTGATCGTCGTCGGCACCGAGGAGGACGAACTCGTCGCGCTGGACGCAGCCGACGGCGAGCGCGAGTGGACGACTGAACTGGCCGGTCCGGTCGCGGGGCCAACCGCGGCCGATGGAACCGTCTACGTCGGCACGAGCGACGAGCCGGTCGCCTACGCCATCGACGCCGCCGACGGCGACGAGCAGTGGTCGGCGGAGTTGTCTCTGGACGCCGTCGACTATCCTGCCGTCGCCGACGACGCCGTCTACGTCGGCGTCGAGGAAGGACTGGACGGGCGGCTCCACGCGCTCGATCGGATCGACGGTTCGGAGGCCTGGCTCCACGAAGGCGCCCGCATGCAGTCGCCGACGCTGGTCAAGGATGATATCGTCGCACCCTCGCTCACGGTGGAGCTTCTCACCCCCGACGGCGTCTCGCACGGAGGGTTCGGGTTCGCGGGCCACGTCATCTGGTCGCCGGCGGCGACGAGCAAAGCGGTGTTCGCGGGCTCGACCGGCGGTCGATTCGCGGCCTTCGAACGGGCCGACACCGGAACGGACTGGAACGTCGAAGTCGGTCGGCGGCCGATATCGGCCCCCGCGGTCACCGACGATGCAGTCTACCTGACCGCCGGCGAGCCGAAACTGGTGGCGCTCGCCGTCGGAACCGGCGATCGGCTGTGGGCTCGGTCGCTCGAGGGCGAGTTCGCGACCGGGCCGGCGGTAGCCGACGAGGCGGTCTTCGTCGGGACGGACGAGGGACGCCTCGTCGCGTTCGAGTGACTCGCAGCCGACGCGGGACTCACAGAGACAGCGTGTAGACCGCTTCGTCGTACTGTTCGCCCTCGATCGTGACCTCGCCGGTGTCGGTCCGTTCGAAGCCCAGCCCCTCGTAGAACCGGCGACTGGCGTCGTTGAACGCGAAGTCGAACGAGCGGACGCGGTCGACGTCGTACATCTCGAGTCGCTCGAGCAGGGATTCGTGTAGTTTAGTCCCAACCCCCTCACCCTGCGCGTCGGGCGA
Above is a window of Natronorubrum tibetense GA33 DNA encoding:
- a CDS encoding DUF4177 domain-containing protein, whose translation is MSHAAGSSWEYMVIEPPRGPTMEEAVDPSKELNELGADGWELVSTIEYTGGGTKYLVFKRPGSATDE
- a CDS encoding DUF4397 domain-containing protein; the encoded protein is MRVSRRTALKSIGIAGGLAAVPTTVYARGEHSDDERKPMNDEPEEKPPAPGAAVRVAHFSPDAPAVDVLVDGDQVLSNFDYGEVSPYLEIEPGTYQVTITAAGDPGTVVFDDQVDVGEAFYTVAAIGELGAETFRPEILVDAEPLPEDAEAGSAFVRVAHFSPDAPAVDIYADDAPLVENVSFGDVSDYLAVPAGEYTLSIRPAGDPETEVASFDVALEADRPYTGYAIGYFEPPADVTDRDFTVEPAIDGPMAAEEDEHSAGEDDYAMDDKEKPAADEKAKSTAD
- the uvrB gene encoding excinuclease ABC subunit UvrB, whose translation is MSETRGPLQPDRPDVDRPFEVDAPFDPAGDQPEAIEQLAAGYQSGMDKQTLLGVTGSGKTNTVSWVMEEVQKPTLVIAHNKTLAAQLYEEFRNLFPENAVEYFVSYYDYYQPEAYVEASDTYIDKDASINDEIDRLRHSATRSLLTREDVIVVASVSAIYGLGDPRNYIDMSLRLEVGEEVGRDELLKRLVDLNYERNDVDFTQGTFRVRGDTVEIYPMYGRYAVRVELWGDEIDRMVKVDPLEGKTQGDQQAVLIHPAEHYSIPETKLENAMDEIRDDLNSRISYFERKGDMISAQRIDERTTFDLEMMQETGYCSGIENYSLYLSDRESGEAPYTLLDYFPDDFLTVVDESHVTLPQVRGQYAGDKSRKDSLVENGFRLPTAYDNRPLTFEEFQKKTDQTLYVSATPGDYEREESEQIVEQIVRPTHLVDPAIEIADATGQVDDLMDRIDGRIERDERTLVTTLTKRMAEDLTEYLEESGVDVAYMHDETDTLERHEIIRSLRLGEIDVLVGINLLREGLDIPEVSLVAILDADQEGFLRSETTLVQTMGRAARNVNGEVVLYADEPSNAMESAIEETQRRREIQREYNEEHGLEPTTIEKDVGEANLPGSKTDTSSVSGKDLADENEAARYIEELEDRMEEAAGNLEFELAADIRDRIREVREEFELEGGDEGIAPPSEEF
- a CDS encoding DUF7553 family protein — its product is MTAQLQQARDDLEEAAKSADDDVRDDIRETAEAFADYTMSDTAPDHAILDERLNTLRQVSQQADGNTKDKVDSAIETTEDYRETIDQA
- a CDS encoding outer membrane protein assembly factor BamB family protein produces the protein MNHSRRRVLLTGAAATVTASAGCTSLLDGENGGTADDGNGGEGDSDEDETSAGEDDPEIAAGDWPSFQRTAANDGYTPSTAPTAEPSERWSTTLSGSISEQVAVVDGTVYVATDAGTVHALDAADGDERWSESLEGGRSQSPCVVDGLIVVGTEEDELVALDAADGEREWTTELAGPVAGPTAADGTVYVGTSDEPVAYAIDAADGDEQWSAELSLDAVDYPAVADDAVYVGVEEGLDGRLHALDRIDGSEAWLHEGARMQSPTLVKDDIVAPSLTVELLTPDGVSHGGFGFAGHVIWSPAATSKAVFAGSTGGRFAAFERADTGTDWNVEVGRRPISAPAVTDDAVYLTAGEPKLVALAVGTGDRLWARSLEGEFATGPAVADEAVFVGTDEGRLVAFE